The sequence GGAGCGCCGCCGCGAGGCGATCGTACGTGGCCGTCAGTTCCTCGGGCAGCACCTTGGTCTCCCCGAGGACGGGCATAAAATTCGTGTCCCCGACCCAGCGGGGCACGATGTGGGTGTGGAGGTGGTCCGCGATGCCGGCGCCGGCGGCGCGGCCGATGTTCATCCCGATGTTGAATCCCTCCGGCCGGTAGACCTCTCGCAGCGCGCGCATGGACGCCTGGACGAGGCGCTGCATCTCGAGCTGCTCGTCGTCCGTCAGATCGCCGGGATCGGCGACGTGCCGGTGCGGCACGACCATGAGATGGCCCGAGTTGTACGGGTAGACGTTCAGAATGACGAAGGCCAGCCGGCCTTGGATCAGGATGCCGCGGTCGCGGTCCCGGCCCTCACGGGGAAACGTGCAGAAGATGCAATCCGTCATCGGCGGTCCTTTGATGTACTGCAGCCGCCACGGCGCCCAGAGGTACTTCACCCGTCGCGGCTCGGGCGGAGGTGGTCCAGCGCCTGCTGGGCCGCGGCCTGCTCCGCCTCCTTCTTGCTCTTGCCCCGGCCCTCGCCGATGACGCGGCCGCTCACTTCCACCACGGCCACGAACGCGCGGCTGTGTTCCGGACCCTCCTGGCCGGTGATGCGGTAGCGCGGCAGGCGGCGTTCGCGCTGCTGCACGAGTTCTTGGAGCAGACTCTTGTAATCGCTGCCGCCCGGCTCCTCGAGGCGCGACAGGTCCTCCGCGAACCACCGCGTCACGCAGTGGTGGGCGACGCCGTACCCCGCGTCCACGTACACCGCGCCGACGACCGCTTCCAGCGCGTCCGCGAGGAGCGACGCCCGCGACCGTCCCCCGCCCTTCTCCTCACCCCGCCCGAGCAGCATGTAGCGGCCGAGGTCCATCACGCGCGCGATCCGGGCCAGCGGCCCCTCGCTCACCACCGAGGCCCGCAGGCGCGCCAGGTCCCCCTCGAGGCGGGTCGGGAACAGCCGGTAGAGGTGGTCTGCGACGACGAGGTTGAGGACCGCGTCGCCGAGGAACTCGAGGCGCTCGTAGTTGTCGCCGTGCCGGCTCCGCGCGTCCGTGCCGACCGAGCCGTGCACGAGGGCGGTGTGCAGGAGCGTCCGATCGCGGAAGTGCACGTCGAGCCGGCGTTCCAGCTCGGCGAGCTGCGCGTCCCGATCCGGGGCGAGCGGTTCGAACAGCTCCACCATCTCAGGAGGGGCTCCGCACGATCAGGATCGAGTTGTGGCCGCCGAAGCCGAAGCCGTTCGACATCGCCGTGGTGATGCGGGCCGCCCGCGGCACGTTCGGGACGTAGTCGAGGTCGCACTCCGGATCCGGGGTCTCATAGTTGATCGTCGGCGGCAGCGCTCCGCGCGCGATCGCGAGCACGCAGGCGATCAGCTCGACCCCGCCCGCGGCGCCGAGGAGATGCCCGGTCATCGACTTGGTCGAGCTCACCGGGATGCGCCGCGCGGCCTCGCCGAAGACCCGCTTGATCGCGAACGTCTCGAATTTGTCGTTGTATTCGGTGCTCGTGCCGTGGGCGTTGATGTAGCCGATCTCGTGCGACTCGAGCCGCGCGTCCCGAAGGGCCCGCCGCATCGCGAGCGCGGCCCCATCGCCCTCCGGGTCCGGCTGGGTGATGTGGAAGGCGTCGGCGCTCGCACCGTACCCGACGAGCTCGCCGTAGATCCGGGCCCCGCGCCGCTCGGCGTGGTCCCACGCCTCGATGACCACGACGCCGGCGCCCTCGCCCATCACGAACCCGTCCCGGTGAAGGTCGAACGGCCGGACGGCCTTCGTCGGGGCGTCGTTGCGGGTGCTGAGCGCCTTCTCCGCGCAAAACCCCGCCAGGCTGAGGGGGGTGATCGCCGCTTCGGTGCCGCCGCACAGCATCGCCACGGCGTCCCCGCGCTGGATCTTCCGCATCGCCTCGCCGATCGCGTGGCCGCCGGTGGCGCAGGCGGACGCGACGGAGAAGTTGGGCCCGCGCGCGCCGGTCAGCATGCTGACGATGGCCGAGGCGCTGTTGTGCATCATCATGGGAACGAAGAACGGGCTGATGCGGCCGGGCCCGCGTTCGAGCAGCAGCTGGTGCTGCGCCTCCCACGTGATCGCCCCGCCGGTGCCGGTCCCGATGATGACGCCGACGTCGTCGCGGATCGACGGCGTGATTGCGAGGCGCGCGTCGTCGAGCGCCATGCGCGACGCGGCCACGGCGAAATGCACGCATCGGTCGTTGCGGCGGACTTCCTTGCGGTCGAGGTAGGCGGCCGGGTCGAAATCGGGGACCTCCGCCGCGATCTGCGCATCGTAACCCGCCGGATCGAACGACGTGATGCGGCGGACGCCCGACCGGCCC comes from bacterium and encodes:
- a CDS encoding HIT domain-containing protein, with protein sequence MKYLWAPWRLQYIKGPPMTDCIFCTFPREGRDRDRGILIQGRLAFVILNVYPYNSGHLMVVPHRHVADPGDLTDDEQLEMQRLVQASMRALREVYRPEGFNIGMNIGRAAGAGIADHLHTHIVPRWVGDTNFMPVLGETKVLPEELTATYDRLAAALRATPPAGPES
- the fabF gene encoding beta-ketoacyl-ACP synthase II; this translates as MTETRVAVTGLGVVCPIGTGADAFWNAMMEGRSGVRRITSFDPAGYDAQIAAEVPDFDPAAYLDRKEVRRNDRCVHFAVAASRMALDDARLAITPSIRDDVGVIIGTGTGGAITWEAQHQLLLERGPGRISPFFVPMMMHNSASAIVSMLTGARGPNFSVASACATGGHAIGEAMRKIQRGDAVAMLCGGTEAAITPLSLAGFCAEKALSTRNDAPTKAVRPFDLHRDGFVMGEGAGVVVIEAWDHAERRGARIYGELVGYGASADAFHITQPDPEGDGAALAMRRALRDARLESHEIGYINAHGTSTEYNDKFETFAIKRVFGEAARRIPVSSTKSMTGHLLGAAGGVELIACVLAIARGALPPTINYETPDPECDLDYVPNVPRAARITTAMSNGFGFGGHNSILIVRSPS
- the rnc gene encoding ribonuclease III, encoding MVELFEPLAPDRDAQLAELERRLDVHFRDRTLLHTALVHGSVGTDARSRHGDNYERLEFLGDAVLNLVVADHLYRLFPTRLEGDLARLRASVVSEGPLARIARVMDLGRYMLLGRGEEKGGGRSRASLLADALEAVVGAVYVDAGYGVAHHCVTRWFAEDLSRLEEPGGSDYKSLLQELVQQRERRLPRYRITGQEGPEHSRAFVAVVEVSGRVIGEGRGKSKKEAEQAAAQQALDHLRPSRDG